A section of the Bacillus pumilus genome encodes:
- a CDS encoding VanZ family protein: MTFSAMFSMTYFLLLVPLYLHMRYRQAKKQKRFIYLRTEIVLACLFIYTNVLLYLTVFPNRFSAPRDQVSVNLMPLQSIYQNLHAYHHGYPNLVFLNLAGNILLFVPLGFFLYQAFRTLRWQKAILAGFFLSTMIEVLQWVFSQSGMITRSSDIDDILLNTLGTVLGCMLYQMYRRRKEKIK; the protein is encoded by the coding sequence ATGACATTCAGTGCGATGTTTTCCATGACTTATTTTCTCTTGCTCGTCCCGCTCTATTTACATATGAGATACAGACAAGCGAAAAAGCAAAAACGATTTATCTATTTACGAACTGAAATCGTTCTTGCCTGTCTGTTTATTTATACGAATGTTTTATTATATTTGACGGTCTTTCCAAATCGATTTTCCGCACCAAGGGATCAAGTGAGTGTCAACCTCATGCCTTTGCAGTCCATTTATCAAAATCTCCATGCCTATCATCACGGCTATCCCAATCTTGTTTTTTTAAATTTGGCAGGGAACATTTTGTTATTTGTGCCACTTGGTTTTTTCCTCTATCAAGCATTCAGAACCTTGCGCTGGCAAAAAGCGATTCTTGCTGGCTTTTTCTTATCAACAATGATTGAAGTGCTTCAATGGGTGTTCTCGCAATCTGGTATGATTACAAGAAGCAGCGATATTGATGATATTCTCTTAAATACACTCGGCACAGTGCTAGGTTGTATGTTGTATCAAATGTATCGACGAAGGAAGGAGAAAATTAAGTGA
- a CDS encoding NAD(P)/FAD-dependent oxidoreductase: MTEQLELFDVTIIGGGPAGMYTAFYSGMRDLKTKVLEYNESLGGKILLYPEKVIWDVGGLPPTRGEQLIQQLETQAKTFEPEIALNQKITSFKRDEHQNILLTAENGDRHLTKTLILAMGHGIPVQRKLEIEHADRYEVTNLYYTVQELKTFAGKRVVISGGGDSAVDWANALVPIAESVTVVHRRDMFGGHEKNVANMKASCARILTPHELTDLHGQGDKIDAVTIQHLETGEIERIETDAVIVNHGMKGDLSVLSEWGLKQGEWGLIEVNEKMETNLPGVYAVGDLCTHKSKVRLIAGTFVDGVNALNSAKLYIEPEAEKVAYVSSHNERFKEKNKELQTVGAR; this comes from the coding sequence ATGACAGAACAACTTGAATTGTTTGACGTCACCATTATTGGCGGCGGTCCAGCAGGTATGTACACTGCCTTTTATAGTGGGATGCGGGATTTAAAGACGAAGGTACTTGAGTATAATGAAAGCCTTGGCGGAAAAATCCTACTGTATCCTGAAAAAGTCATTTGGGATGTAGGCGGTTTGCCGCCAACAAGAGGCGAACAGTTGATTCAGCAGCTGGAAACGCAGGCGAAAACATTTGAACCAGAGATCGCACTGAATCAAAAAATCACGTCATTCAAACGAGATGAACATCAGAACATTTTGCTGACGGCTGAAAATGGTGATCGCCATTTGACGAAGACCCTCATTTTAGCGATGGGCCACGGCATTCCTGTCCAGCGGAAACTTGAAATAGAGCATGCAGACCGTTATGAAGTGACAAACCTTTATTACACAGTGCAGGAGCTTAAGACATTTGCAGGAAAACGAGTGGTCATCTCAGGAGGCGGCGACTCAGCGGTTGACTGGGCAAATGCCCTTGTTCCAATTGCAGAAAGTGTCACCGTCGTGCATCGCCGTGACATGTTTGGTGGACATGAGAAAAACGTCGCCAACATGAAGGCATCTTGCGCACGAATTTTAACCCCGCATGAACTGACCGACCTTCATGGTCAAGGTGACAAAATTGATGCGGTCACGATTCAACATTTAGAGACAGGTGAAATCGAACGAATAGAAACAGACGCTGTCATCGTCAATCACGGCATGAAAGGTGATTTGAGCGTGCTATCAGAATGGGGCCTCAAGCAAGGTGAATGGGGACTCATCGAGGTCAATGAAAAAATGGAGACCAATTTACCGGGCGTCTATGCGGTAGGCGATTTATGTACACATAAAAGCAAAGTTCGTTTAATTGCTGGGACATTTGTTGACGGAGTCAATGCGCTCAATAGCGCGAAGCTTTACATCGAACCAGAAGCCGAAAAAGTGGCGTATGTTTCTTCTCATAACGAACGCTTTAAAGAGAAAAACAAAGAATTACAAACGGTTGGTGCTCGTTAA
- a CDS encoding TetR family transcriptional regulator, with protein MSKREKIMLAAIDAFKEKGIEKTTISDIVKAAGVAQGTYYLYFPSKLSVMPAIAEHLISQMVPAIEKELTQHADVLDQADALVEFIFSFTRQYRDVLALTYSGLAATEHLKEWEDIYEPIYNWVAAFLEKAKQDKRVRANLNCQYAAKFIIGLLESSAEQMYLFTETDTEEVLIQKREVKQFLLYALGIETS; from the coding sequence ATGTCGAAACGAGAAAAGATTATGCTTGCTGCCATTGACGCGTTTAAAGAAAAAGGAATCGAAAAAACAACCATTTCGGATATTGTGAAAGCAGCAGGAGTCGCGCAAGGAACGTACTATTTATATTTTCCTTCAAAACTGTCTGTCATGCCTGCTATTGCAGAACATCTGATCTCGCAGATGGTGCCTGCCATTGAAAAGGAACTCACTCAGCATGCGGATGTCCTCGATCAAGCAGATGCACTTGTTGAATTCATCTTCTCTTTTACAAGACAATACCGTGACGTCCTTGCTCTGACCTACTCAGGTTTAGCTGCGACGGAGCATTTAAAGGAATGGGAAGATATTTATGAGCCGATTTACAACTGGGTCGCTGCTTTTTTAGAAAAAGCAAAGCAGGACAAAAGGGTCCGTGCGAATTTGAACTGTCAATATGCAGCCAAATTCATTATCGGTTTACTTGAATCGTCTGCTGAGCAAATGTACTTATTTACAGAAACAGATACAGAAGAGGTTCTAATTCAAAAGCGAGAGGTGAAGCAATTTCTTCTTTACGCACTTGGCATAGAGACATCTTAA
- a CDS encoding DMT family transporter produces MGWFFVLLASACEIGGTIGLNMFSKKKQITTGILFVGGFALSFLFLYASFSSVQVSVAYTVWIGLGTAGSVLLNMILFKEPKNMIRILSLLLIVIGVVGLKLFA; encoded by the coding sequence ATGGGCTGGTTTTTTGTACTATTAGCCTCTGCCTGCGAAATTGGCGGCACCATTGGTCTCAATATGTTTAGTAAGAAGAAACAAATCACGACAGGTATTTTATTTGTCGGCGGATTTGCCTTATCCTTTTTGTTTTTATACGCCTCGTTCTCGTCCGTTCAAGTATCCGTCGCCTATACGGTCTGGATTGGGCTTGGAACGGCGGGTTCTGTCTTGTTGAATATGATTCTATTTAAAGAGCCGAAAAACATGATTCGTATCCTCAGCTTGTTGCTGATTGTGATTGGCGTCGTCGGGCTGAAGTTATTTGCATAA
- a CDS encoding rhamnogalacturonan acetylesterase, whose protein sequence is MTTIYLAGDSTVASYPDRPVQGGWGEFLHRYTAQDVSVDNRAIGGRSSKTFIEEGRLDKILADIQPGDWLFTQMGHNDASTEKPERHTDPFTTYKSYLSQYIHGARAKGATPLLLTPVGRFHEKDGEYINDFPDYCAAMKELADEEEVLLVDLNTASLQFYQISGIEKTTSYFMLSTGIEDRTHFTKEGADAIARLVSLELKDLGLTIV, encoded by the coding sequence ATGACAACCATCTATTTAGCTGGTGATTCAACTGTTGCATCTTACCCAGATCGTCCTGTTCAAGGAGGATGGGGAGAGTTTTTACATCGCTATACAGCGCAAGACGTGAGCGTCGACAACCGCGCAATCGGTGGAAGAAGCTCAAAAACATTCATTGAAGAAGGACGGCTTGATAAAATATTGGCTGACATTCAGCCTGGGGATTGGCTGTTCACCCAAATGGGGCACAATGATGCTTCAACGGAGAAGCCTGAGCGGCATACAGATCCTTTTACGACATATAAAAGTTATTTGTCACAATATATTCACGGAGCAAGAGCGAAAGGTGCTACACCGCTTTTATTAACGCCAGTCGGTCGCTTTCATGAAAAAGACGGAGAATATATCAACGATTTCCCTGATTACTGTGCCGCTATGAAAGAACTAGCTGATGAAGAAGAAGTCCTTCTTGTCGATTTAAATACGGCAAGCCTTCAGTTTTATCAAATTTCCGGCATAGAGAAAACGACTTCTTACTTTATGTTGTCAACAGGCATAGAGGATCGCACGCACTTTACAAAAGAAGGAGCAGATGCGATTGCAAGACTTGTTTCACTGGAATTAAAAGACCTTGGATTAACGATTGTGTGA
- a CDS encoding class D sortase has translation MKKRTLLGSFLVVAGLMLISVPLIYEWRTSQETAAMEQALKMIEENDSDALSSIPHLTVSEEDLRDVMELEIPSIDLNEKVLPVTSKENLGIALTQIKSHQMPGEGNFTIAGHRGYRGDRLFRQLPEVPKGEKVVLHHQAETYEYKIVSSATIEPTDVDVLKDRGKNELTLITCTLDGQKRFVLKGIRINASKGEQPSDV, from the coding sequence ATGAAAAAAAGAACCTTATTAGGCAGCTTTTTGGTGGTCGCGGGACTAATGCTCATCTCTGTTCCTTTAATATATGAGTGGCGAACTTCTCAAGAGACAGCAGCAATGGAACAGGCATTAAAGATGATTGAAGAAAATGACAGTGATGCCCTTTCTTCTATTCCACATCTCACTGTGTCAGAAGAAGACCTTCGAGATGTGATGGAGCTAGAGATCCCGTCAATCGATTTAAACGAAAAAGTGCTTCCTGTTACATCAAAAGAAAATTTAGGTATTGCACTGACTCAAATTAAATCTCATCAAATGCCGGGTGAAGGAAATTTCACGATTGCAGGCCATAGAGGGTATAGAGGCGATCGTCTTTTCAGGCAGCTGCCAGAGGTACCGAAAGGAGAAAAAGTCGTCTTACATCATCAAGCAGAAACATACGAATATAAAATTGTCAGCTCAGCTACGATTGAACCGACAGATGTTGATGTACTCAAGGATCGCGGGAAAAATGAACTGACATTGATTACTTGTACTCTTGATGGTCAGAAACGCTTTGTCTTAAAAGGAATACGAATCAATGCTTCAAAGGGTGAGCAACCTTCGGATGTATAA
- a CDS encoding SpaA isopeptide-forming pilin-related protein — protein sequence MDVLKRILSLALIAVLVIQSSILGILPLAGAQAKESQENIYGDIEFVDSEGNKLSNIEDQQVRKAIVHWSIKGIDLKKQYPYVHTLPSAIQVEKEQKESITVDGIIVGEYTVSKQNEVTVIFKEDVELDPNLEGSIDIDVTSIAEQKEKTKQNEHEESLPKDDSTSSEKEDKNQEAAQTKQSNEEELLKNKVSVSKRVGLQSVSKQMQIQENLLTDAKLIFEDQEGNSVDKPDVNSLISINYEWAIPNGHSYNGGDEFHFKVPEELVIYEKIDRLEMKFNQATIGYFSVDESGNASIEFTDFIKQYSNIHGTLQVWTQLDKKTVITEEKEVVITPIEGKDKISIPIQYIPNGPNVSKKGEPNRSYNAETIQWTVDFNMDLDDVKQAKLLDPIQEGQALKKDSIKLYRVDTKLNGETSIGQLLDKNHYTIGQTADGQDFTIEFKDDVHLAYRLMYETDITNQDQSAFRNKASLVSADKVISSAEGTVNVTRGSPLNKKAAQYDPVTQTITWEIRYNYNEKKIAETDALLEDFFNGTQSLITDSFQVKEVTIDQNGKESGTKAFEDYVVQPQKKDEQNGFTLQFNQDIQSAYLITYQTKATERIFEAEDIINTVTAGKESKQGKQRIDQQILTKNHGTPNYKNKTIPWRIIFNKDQQTMNNVILKDTFTNEGLTLQKDSLKVTTGNTVLEEGTDYQIVEHANGFDIQFTKEIKTEHTITYTTSFDYEKRADKGQKNLRNHVKLEWVNEDGKDLTKENQSVFTPDTYTQSNGFKNGTYDAKKKEITWNIGVNYNLKHLEEAKIEDFIQGNQRLLKDSIIVYSLDLQGGENGAEEKEVLGKEHYDIKFLENEKGESGFEVIFKHAIDSPYKITYQTSVEGMDLVQKTYENKATLYDGKTKESDVNAVVSIPNGGKYTSKSGNQQGKVIDWKLNINFGQSTVQDATIIDHPSSNQAIIENSFHLYSTTIDEKGQVTKKEELEKGKDYELDLEFDPDSFQIKFKEEITRPYILEYQSLILDKVGSTLQNEVTFRGENVKEIKKESEASIVVKRTAGMGDGTGAVGALTIKKVDASSGKALKGASFSLTDAASGIVIGTKTTDEEGSLRFDRLLYGDYIVTEEKAPDGYIKTKEPINVTIDQPYESGDQAKTGNSMTVQNQEIRQHVQLTKKDKETGAALENAEFELKNESGDTVQTDLKTDEKGEILFKHLEPGSYYFVETNAPKGYQLNQQKWPFTIKENQTETTIVTAVNDIIKGSAELSKIGEGGERLEGAQFKLLDQDGHELKGSLVTGENGKITINELRPGTYQLIETKAPDGYVLDETPITFEVPLDPTEPVIISQKNLYETSALEVMKEGEDGKKLQGVRFEITDQNDKVVRKDLTTDEDGKLLVDNLKPGKYQLVETESIDGYQKKNKPYPFTIEIAQKKPAEIKVINDLKTGAVQLTKLGEKNEALEGAEFKLVDANGKEIKTGLVTDENGKIIVNDLKPGTYQFVETKAPFGHELDETPVTFAMPFNPEKLVSVTKENSRTTGGVLLHKKGEDGKSLEGVVFDLSDAKGKIVAGGEGITTNQDGKITFTGLKPGTYQFVERKSLEGYELSEKPLVFEVDLGQKELIQVEAINQLKKGSVELTKIGEEKERLKGAEFTLFNDDGKELMSGLTTNEKGIITVNDLKPGAYQLVETKAPFGHQLDAEPVDFKIDFNPNQLVKVTKENVRMTSAVKLQKKGEDGQLLAGVTFELIDAHDQRIKKDLKTDKNGQLTVDQLKPGTYQFVETASIAGYELDQTPVSFTIRLGQDKPAKVEMINKLTPGAVELTKVDDEGHTLEHAEYALLSKEGKTLKKSLVTDQKGKIHINDLKPGDYQFVETKAPHGYKLDDQPILFTIEKNQQKPLQVTAKNHLILGSLRIIKVDQQTDRTLKGAAFDIRTKAGKTIKSVTTEEDGEAIVKGLKPGEYTLTETKAPNGYVALKKPLAFTIQKGEVEIKTLIVKNAPMKNEVDHTNPPASDKGDQHPPHDSNSNGELPKTGEEWLRYMMYAGILLVASGTVLLVLRRRTIQ from the coding sequence GTGGATGTATTGAAAAGAATATTGTCATTGGCTCTCATCGCGGTGTTAGTCATACAGTCTAGTATATTAGGAATTTTGCCTTTAGCAGGGGCACAAGCCAAAGAAAGCCAAGAAAACATTTATGGGGATATTGAGTTTGTTGATAGCGAAGGAAACAAGTTATCAAACATAGAAGATCAGCAAGTTAGAAAGGCAATTGTTCATTGGTCGATTAAAGGAATAGATCTAAAAAAACAATATCCGTATGTTCACACTCTTCCTTCAGCCATACAGGTAGAGAAGGAGCAAAAGGAATCCATTACAGTGGATGGCATCATTGTTGGCGAGTATACTGTTTCAAAACAAAATGAAGTGACGGTCATATTTAAAGAAGATGTTGAGCTTGATCCGAATTTAGAAGGATCAATAGACATCGATGTCACCAGTATAGCTGAGCAAAAAGAAAAAACAAAGCAAAACGAGCATGAAGAAAGCCTTCCAAAAGATGATTCAACCTCATCTGAAAAAGAAGATAAGAATCAAGAAGCCGCTCAAACGAAACAAAGTAATGAAGAGGAATTACTAAAAAACAAAGTGAGCGTATCTAAGCGTGTAGGGCTGCAAAGTGTTTCAAAACAAATGCAGATACAAGAAAATCTCCTCACTGATGCGAAATTAATTTTTGAAGATCAGGAAGGAAATTCAGTTGATAAACCTGACGTCAACTCGCTTATTTCCATTAACTATGAGTGGGCGATCCCAAACGGTCATAGCTATAATGGCGGGGATGAATTCCATTTCAAGGTTCCAGAGGAATTAGTGATTTACGAAAAAATCGATCGTCTTGAGATGAAATTTAATCAGGCAACCATTGGTTATTTTTCTGTAGATGAGAGCGGCAATGCCTCCATCGAATTCACTGATTTTATTAAACAATATTCAAATATCCATGGAACACTTCAAGTATGGACACAATTAGATAAAAAAACTGTGATTACTGAAGAAAAAGAAGTGGTCATTACCCCGATTGAGGGCAAAGATAAGATATCGATCCCGATTCAATACATTCCAAATGGTCCAAACGTCTCGAAAAAGGGAGAACCAAATCGATCTTACAATGCTGAAACCATTCAATGGACAGTCGATTTTAATATGGACTTAGACGATGTGAAACAAGCGAAACTGTTGGATCCGATTCAAGAAGGTCAAGCGTTAAAGAAAGATTCAATCAAGCTTTATCGTGTTGATACAAAACTAAATGGTGAAACATCGATTGGTCAGCTACTTGACAAAAACCACTACACGATTGGCCAAACAGCAGATGGTCAAGATTTCACGATTGAATTTAAAGATGACGTGCATCTCGCTTACCGTTTAATGTATGAAACAGACATTACGAATCAAGACCAGTCTGCGTTTCGTAATAAAGCGTCCCTTGTCTCTGCTGATAAAGTGATTAGTTCAGCAGAAGGAACAGTGAATGTGACAAGAGGCAGTCCTTTAAATAAAAAAGCCGCTCAATACGACCCAGTCACACAAACAATTACGTGGGAAATTCGTTATAACTATAACGAAAAAAAGATTGCTGAAACGGATGCTCTGTTAGAAGACTTCTTTAATGGCACACAGTCGCTGATTACTGATTCATTTCAAGTCAAGGAAGTCACAATTGATCAGAATGGCAAAGAATCAGGAACAAAAGCGTTTGAAGATTATGTGGTTCAACCTCAAAAAAAGGATGAACAAAACGGGTTTACCTTGCAATTCAATCAAGATATTCAATCGGCTTATCTCATCACATATCAAACAAAAGCAACCGAGCGAATTTTCGAAGCTGAAGACATTATCAATACTGTAACAGCTGGCAAAGAGAGCAAACAAGGGAAGCAAAGAATTGACCAGCAAATCCTAACGAAAAATCATGGAACACCGAATTACAAGAACAAGACCATTCCATGGCGTATCATCTTCAACAAAGATCAACAAACCATGAACAACGTGATATTAAAAGATACGTTTACAAACGAAGGATTGACGCTGCAAAAAGATAGTTTAAAAGTGACGACAGGTAATACAGTGCTAGAAGAAGGCACAGATTATCAAATCGTTGAACATGCAAATGGATTTGATATTCAATTTACGAAAGAAATCAAGACAGAACATACCATCACATATACAACGTCTTTTGATTATGAAAAAAGAGCAGATAAAGGTCAAAAGAATTTGCGTAACCACGTAAAGCTTGAATGGGTAAATGAAGATGGCAAGGATTTGACGAAGGAGAATCAATCTGTCTTCACGCCTGACACATACACGCAGTCAAATGGTTTCAAGAATGGAACATATGATGCAAAGAAAAAAGAGATCACATGGAATATCGGTGTGAACTATAACTTGAAACATTTAGAAGAGGCGAAAATCGAGGATTTCATTCAAGGAAATCAGCGTTTGCTTAAAGATTCAATCATCGTCTACTCGCTTGATTTACAAGGCGGGGAAAATGGTGCGGAAGAAAAAGAAGTATTAGGGAAAGAACATTATGACATCAAATTCCTTGAAAATGAAAAGGGAGAATCAGGCTTCGAAGTCATTTTCAAACATGCCATTGATTCCCCATACAAAATCACGTATCAAACAAGTGTTGAAGGAATGGATTTAGTACAGAAAACTTACGAAAATAAAGCGACCCTTTATGATGGAAAGACAAAAGAATCAGATGTGAATGCTGTGGTATCTATTCCAAATGGAGGGAAATACACGAGCAAATCAGGAAATCAACAAGGAAAAGTCATTGATTGGAAACTGAATATCAACTTTGGTCAATCAACAGTCCAAGATGCGACGATTATAGACCATCCGAGCAGTAACCAAGCCATAATAGAAAACTCATTTCATCTGTATTCGACAACAATAGATGAAAAGGGGCAAGTGACCAAAAAGGAAGAGCTGGAAAAAGGGAAGGATTATGAACTAGACCTTGAATTCGATCCAGATTCTTTTCAAATCAAATTTAAAGAAGAAATCACGAGACCGTATATTTTAGAATACCAATCTCTCATTTTAGATAAGGTGGGAAGTACACTTCAAAACGAAGTAACGTTTAGAGGTGAAAATGTAAAAGAAATCAAAAAGGAATCCGAAGCCTCAATTGTGGTCAAACGTACCGCTGGCATGGGAGATGGCACAGGAGCGGTTGGCGCTTTAACCATTAAAAAGGTAGATGCGAGTAGTGGAAAAGCGCTAAAAGGAGCAAGCTTTTCTCTGACTGATGCTGCGAGCGGTATCGTCATTGGAACAAAGACAACAGATGAAGAAGGATCTCTTCGATTTGATCGTCTTCTGTATGGTGACTATATCGTGACAGAAGAGAAAGCACCTGATGGTTATATAAAAACGAAGGAACCGATCAATGTCACGATTGATCAGCCTTACGAATCAGGAGATCAAGCGAAAACAGGAAACAGCATGACGGTTCAAAACCAAGAAATCCGCCAGCATGTCCAGTTAACGAAAAAAGACAAAGAGACGGGTGCGGCATTAGAGAATGCAGAATTTGAACTGAAAAATGAATCTGGAGATACCGTCCAAACCGATTTGAAAACGGACGAAAAAGGAGAAATCCTTTTCAAACATCTTGAGCCGGGTTCCTATTATTTTGTTGAAACAAACGCACCGAAAGGCTATCAATTAAATCAGCAAAAATGGCCGTTCACCATTAAAGAAAATCAAACAGAAACAACGATTGTCACCGCTGTAAATGACATCATCAAAGGCTCTGCTGAATTGAGCAAAATAGGTGAAGGCGGAGAGAGACTAGAAGGTGCACAGTTCAAGCTCTTAGATCAAGACGGACATGAGCTAAAAGGTTCGCTTGTCACAGGAGAAAATGGCAAGATCACGATAAACGAACTAAGACCGGGTACGTATCAGCTCATTGAAACAAAAGCACCTGATGGTTATGTATTAGATGAAACACCCATCACATTTGAAGTACCACTCGATCCAACAGAACCAGTCATCATTTCACAAAAGAACCTATATGAAACAAGTGCATTAGAAGTGATGAAAGAAGGGGAAGATGGTAAGAAGCTTCAAGGTGTTCGCTTTGAAATCACGGATCAAAATGACAAAGTCGTGCGTAAAGATTTGACAACAGATGAAGATGGGAAGCTTTTGGTCGATAACCTCAAACCGGGCAAATATCAGCTTGTGGAGACAGAGAGTATTGATGGGTACCAAAAGAAAAATAAACCTTATCCGTTTACCATCGAAATCGCACAAAAAAAACCGGCAGAGATCAAAGTGATCAATGATCTCAAAACTGGAGCTGTCCAGCTCACGAAGCTCGGTGAAAAGAATGAAGCGCTTGAAGGAGCAGAATTCAAGCTTGTAGATGCAAATGGAAAAGAGATAAAAACAGGTCTCGTCACAGATGAGAACGGGAAGATCATCGTCAACGATCTTAAACCTGGAACCTATCAGTTTGTTGAAACGAAGGCTCCATTCGGTCATGAGCTTGACGAAACACCTGTCACTTTTGCTATGCCATTTAACCCTGAGAAGCTGGTCAGTGTGACAAAAGAAAATAGCCGCACAACTGGCGGAGTGCTGTTACACAAAAAAGGTGAAGATGGGAAATCATTAGAAGGGGTTGTCTTTGATCTATCTGATGCCAAAGGAAAGATTGTGGCAGGAGGAGAAGGGATTACAACCAATCAGGATGGAAAGATTACCTTCACAGGTCTAAAACCTGGAACCTATCAATTTGTTGAAAGAAAGAGTCTTGAAGGCTATGAATTGAGTGAGAAACCACTTGTCTTTGAAGTTGATTTAGGTCAAAAAGAATTGATTCAAGTAGAGGCGATCAATCAACTCAAGAAAGGTTCTGTAGAACTCACAAAAATAGGGGAAGAAAAAGAAAGGTTGAAAGGCGCAGAATTTACCCTTTTCAATGACGATGGTAAAGAATTGATGTCAGGTTTAACAACCAACGAAAAAGGCATCATCACTGTCAACGATTTGAAACCAGGCGCTTACCAATTGGTTGAAACAAAGGCTCCTTTTGGACATCAACTTGATGCAGAACCAGTAGACTTTAAGATTGATTTCAATCCAAATCAACTGGTGAAAGTGACAAAAGAAAATGTTCGGATGACTAGTGCTGTAAAGCTTCAGAAAAAAGGGGAGGATGGTCAGTTGCTCGCTGGCGTGACCTTTGAGCTGATTGATGCCCACGATCAGCGTATAAAGAAAGACTTAAAGACAGACAAAAACGGTCAACTGACAGTCGATCAACTGAAGCCAGGAACCTACCAATTTGTCGAAACAGCAAGCATTGCCGGCTATGAATTGGATCAGACACCTGTGTCATTTACGATTCGTTTAGGTCAAGACAAACCAGCAAAAGTAGAAATGATCAACAAACTGACGCCGGGAGCAGTGGAATTGACCAAAGTCGATGATGAGGGACATACGCTCGAACATGCAGAGTATGCGCTTCTGAGTAAAGAAGGGAAAACGTTGAAGAAATCACTTGTAACGGACCAAAAAGGAAAGATTCATATCAACGATCTAAAACCGGGAGACTATCAATTCGTTGAAACGAAAGCACCTCACGGCTACAAATTGGATGATCAGCCGATCCTGTTTACAATTGAGAAAAATCAGCAGAAGCCACTTCAAGTAACTGCGAAGAATCACTTGATTTTAGGAAGTCTGCGTATCATAAAGGTAGACCAGCAGACAGATAGAACTTTAAAAGGTGCAGCCTTTGACATTCGTACAAAAGCTGGGAAAACCATAAAATCTGTGACAACAGAAGAAGACGGAGAAGCCATTGTTAAAGGGCTTAAACCTGGTGAATATACACTCACAGAGACGAAAGCGCCAAATGGTTATGTAGCTTTAAAGAAACCACTCGCTTTTACAATTCAAAAGGGTGAAGTGGAGATCAAGACATTGATTGTGAAAAATGCTCCAATGAAGAATGAAGTGGACCACACGAATCCTCCAGCTTCAGATAAGGGGGATCAACATCCGCCTCATGATTCAAACTCAAATGGGGAGCTGCCAAAGACTGGGGAAGAATGGCTACGTTATATGATGTATGCAGGGATTTTACTAGTAGCTTCTGGAACTGTTCTTCTTGTTCTTAGAAGAAGAACCATTCAGTAA
- a CDS encoding DMT family transporter, with protein MKKSWMYVALTCLFELLWVFGLNRADAVWEWAIIICLIPVDFYFLMKACEKLPTGTVYAVFAGVGTIGTSLMDYALFGGSFSLEKLLFMGILILGIIGLKVSDGDAHEQKGEAV; from the coding sequence ATGAAAAAAAGCTGGATGTATGTCGCACTCACTTGTTTATTCGAATTACTCTGGGTGTTTGGTTTAAATAGAGCTGATGCGGTGTGGGAGTGGGCGATCATTATTTGCCTGATCCCGGTTGATTTTTATTTTTTAATGAAGGCCTGCGAGAAGCTGCCGACAGGGACCGTGTACGCTGTGTTTGCCGGAGTTGGAACGATTGGTACGTCTTTGATGGATTATGCGCTGTTTGGCGGTTCGTTTTCATTAGAAAAGCTCTTATTTATGGGGATTTTGATTCTCGGGATTATTGGGCTGAAAGTGTCTGATGGAGATGCACATGAGCAGAAAGGAGAAGCGGTATAA
- a CDS encoding DUF6884 domain-containing protein, with product MKRVCIIPCGAKKIWDVQPESGSQPANLVYLSPLHQRTKSYAQTFFSDWLIISAKHGFLKADEIIHENYDVAFGIPHADQITREGLSEQFHEKHLTAYDELVILGGKKYRKVIDPLLLPHQIAIYPLAPYKGIGYMLQALKQAVEAKVELPPHI from the coding sequence GTGAAGCGAGTTTGTATCATTCCATGTGGGGCGAAGAAAATTTGGGACGTTCAGCCAGAATCAGGGAGCCAGCCGGCGAACCTTGTTTATTTAAGTCCGCTGCATCAGCGTACGAAAAGTTATGCCCAAACGTTCTTTTCAGACTGGCTGATCATATCAGCGAAGCATGGATTCTTAAAGGCAGATGAAATCATTCATGAGAATTATGATGTGGCTTTTGGTATACCGCATGCTGATCAGATAACACGTGAAGGACTAAGTGAGCAATTTCATGAAAAACATCTCACTGCATATGATGAACTAGTGATACTAGGTGGAAAGAAATATCGAAAGGTGATCGATCCTTTATTACTTCCTCATCAGATAGCGATTTATCCCCTAGCTCCATATAAGGGAATTGGCTACATGCTTCAGGCGTTAAAGCAAGCTGTTGAGGCAAAAGTAGAACTTCCGCCGCATATTTAA